The DNA window AGTGTTTTCTTGTTATGGAATTGATGAGTAAGGATTTATCATCTTACTTAAAAGAGAATTCTTGTTCAAGAAGGAGAGCTTTGTTTTCACTCCCATCTGTTGTTGATTTAATGCTTCAGATTGCTAGAGGAATGGAATATCTACATTCACAGAAGATTTATCATGGTGATTTGAACCCTTTTAATGTATTTCTCAAGGTGAGGAATAATTCAAGTGAAGGTTATGTTCAAACAAAGGTATCTGGTTTCGGTTTATCATCTGTATCCAACAATCCAAGTACTCGAAACTCCTCGCCACCTCGTGATCCAGTTGACACCTTCATTTGGCAAGCACCAGAAGTTTTAGCTAAGCAAGAACAGGCAGGTGGGgatgctgctgctgctgctgctgctaaGTACACCGAAAAAGCTGATGTTTATAGTTTCGGGATGATTTGTTTTCAGTTATTGACAGGGAAAGTACCTTTTGAAGATGGACATTTACAAGGAGATAAGATGAGTAGAAACATAAGAGCAGGAGAGAGGCCTCTTTTCCCACACCCTTCACCGAAATACCTTGTTAACTTAACCAAAAAATGCTGGCAAACCGAGCCATCTCACCGTCCAAGCTTCTCATCGATTTGCAGGATTCTACGTTACATAAAGAAGTATCTTATCATGAACCCAGATCAAACTTTGCCAGAGCTCCAATCTCCATCAGTTGATTGCTGTGAATTAGAGACGAGTTTTGTGAGAAAAATGTCTGCTTTAGAAGGGGGTTGTTCTTCTTCTAACATGTCCTCAGTATCCCAAATCCCATTTCAAATGTTTACTTATAGACTTTTGGAAAAGGAGAAGACTTTCACACCAAGCAAAGACATTACAATACCCGAATCAACATACGACATAGGCTCATTCTTTAGAGACTCAGCTTCAGCCTGCACTATTGATTATCTACCACCTGTGTTGGAAGATCCTATTTCAATCACAGCAGGAAGTGATACAAGGTCAATTTGCTCAGAGGCTCCATTGAAGAGAGCTTCATCTGTAAAACAATCTCCTGAAGTTATGAAGAGTACAAGAAGAAGTTCAGGTCAGTGAAAAAACAAACCccaactcattttttttttcttcatatcattattaaaacttttgctttattTGACTTAAACATGTTATGTTTTCTCAGGGAAAGTAAAATCTCAAACTCCTAAAAAACAAGCACCGTTGACTCGTTCGAGTCGCAGTTTGAAGATGAATGAAGATACTCAGTTGAAGTTGTTAATGAGGCCTTTGAGACAAGGCAGAGTTAGAAAATCTGGTCATGTTTCAGATTCAGAAATAATTCATTAGCTTTTGTTTACATACTTTGGTCATTCATTGTTAAAGTACAGTTTTTTTCTAGCCTTCTTTTACtgtaattttctttctttctttctttaaaaAAGATTTGCTTTTTTTGTAAtccttgaagaaaaaaaaaaagtcccaGGTTTTAGTTTTTTATGGTAGTGTGTGGATGAAGTTGTTCCTCCATTATAAAGAGTCATATACAAACTGTTCTTTGATCTTCAGATTTCTTTATAGGaaagtctttttcttttttggttaTTTACCAATTATTGttgagaaaagaaagaagaaaaaaaaaatcagttaaaagaTTTATGCATAATCAATTTTGTATATAAAGAAGCTGTATTAAATGTTCTATCCAAATTATTAATCTAACTCAGAAAATTTACTCAAGCTGAGATAACATTTCTGATTTATTCCAACTATATATTGAGAATAAATAAACTTGGTTATAATAACTATAAGGTGATATGAGAACAATGGCAAATGGGGTTCCAAACTAGCAACCATAATATCTTCAATTTCAAGCACTTGATTTCCCAATACTGTTAAATAGTTGCCCAAAAGTTGTCAATGTGCCAAACTTGATTTTTACACTGATTAATTTCTCTTAAAATTACTTCTAAATACACTCAAATTGGCAGAAGAAACACTCAAATGCTTCACTGATTTTAGACAACTTTCTAATGCAATTGTGCCAATTTTCTAATGTTTTGTTCTTTATTTCATAACTTATTGATTCAATCCAATCATTAGACTCctttaaaatcaattttttccTGGTCTTAAAGAAGACCCTAATGTTTTTTCTGCATCAGTTTCTTTGTGTTTTTCAAACCAAAGGGCTTTTGGAAGGTTTCCCATTGTGGCCATGTTCTCCAATTTACATTGAGATACAGTTTTCTTCaagcaaaaagaaaatataaatatatatatatatatatatttaataataataataacttgtTACAAATATCTGTTGAGCTTTGACTATACCAGTCCAATTAGCTAGTTTTGTACAAAAGGGGAAGAGAAAAAGAACCATTTCAACCTTGccttaaaaatatacatatagacAGGAACAAAGGCAAGAATGGTTTTTTCTGACTCTTCCTAAGGTAAGGTAGTGAACTAATcatatatagatacatatacaCTAATGTGTTAGTTTAATGGCATCTAACTATATCTATAGCTACAAGCAAGCAATAACAACCAGCAACAAAAAGATCAGAAATGCAGAGTACAAGAATCCTCTTGACTGCCCCGAAGAACAAGTAGACCAAAATGGTGTTCAAAATCGCTGGTCGTGTACACTCACTTATCTTAGTTAAATTGGTTTCTGGCTTTGTGAAAAGATCTCATCTAAATCAACGCTAGCATCACTGTGATATGAGGAACTAGTTTGCTTGTCAGATGAGGAACTAACCTCAAAATTGAAAGCCCCACTCTCATCACCAACTGTTAGCTGGTTAAAAGTAGTTGGAGAGCTTTTGTCCTCTCTTGTCTTCTCTTCGTATTCAACTTGAACATGTTTTGATGGCGATTTTCGGTTCTTAGCATCATTTGTAGGTGTTGCACCATCAAGCTTCCTCTTGCTCCCACTTGCATTAGGCGAACAAGATCTTTTTCGTTTAGACAGAATGGGCTTAATATCCCAATCCGTCAGATCTATAGGGTCTTTATAAGTCAGATCTATAGGGCCTTTATAAGTCAGATCTATAGGGCCTTTATCATGCAAATTGGTTCTAGGAGGAGCATTTTCATCATCACTATCAATGATAACAATAGTTTGTTGTTCAAAGTCAGATTTCTTGTCACCTACATTGAACATGGAAGTTAGGAATCTTACATGTGcatgcatatacatatatatctatatatatattctttgaCTTGATGTCAATCCCAACTGAAGCAGTGACCACTTCATCTAACAATTATAACTATGTTTGCTACCCCAAACTGGATTTCTTTGAAATTAGTCCCTACCACAGCTAAGGACATTAATGGCAGCTCATGAAAATGTCAAACTACACTTATCAGTACAAACTACAAAGTCATTTCCATAACATGTAATCCTTTCAAACTCACATTATGACTCAATTTAGCATTTTCCTTTAACTCAAACAAACACATGCATGATAAGTAAATTGCAAGAAATAAGCAATGCAAACAAAGATCTTACTTAGAAAATCTTGGTTCATTGGAGAAGTTGGAGGTGAAGGAAGATGATGATCATTTTCACCTGTACCCTTCTCCCCATTTGCCTTGTTAGACTCAGTAGAATCTATGGCTTTTACATTTGGAACCAAAGATTCAATTTTTACAACATTTTGTAATTCAGCTTCTAACAAAGTTACTCTTTTCTCCAATTCCACAAAGCTTTTCTTCCACACTTGAACATCTTCCTCAGCTCTAGTTTTCTCAGACTCTAAAACCTTAATCTTCTCCTTGAGCTGATCAAACTCATCCAATTTTTCTCTCTCATTCTTCTTCGCATCTTTCAGTAACCGTTCCAACATTCCTTCAGTTTTTTCAGCTTTCTCTTCAGCCATCTTCACTCTTTCCCTCATAATTTCATAATTCTCTCTCAAAACTCTACTCTCACTATTCTCTGTCTTCAACTTCTTGACCTCAATTTCAAGTCGGATTTTGTCAGACTCCAAATCCCTAATTTGTTCCATCATCTTGTTTTCCTTAATGACAAAAATCTCCTCAACCCTGTCAAAATCGGAGGGCCTAAAGGCCGTCCTGAGGTCGCCAATGAGCTCAGAAATACTGAGGTCAGCTCTTTCGTCATCACTTGGGTCCATACCGTAACTCAGTGGAGACTCGACCTCCATTAACACTGTCAATCCAAAACCCACAAAACAAAATGTGAACAAGTATTATATACAGTAACCATGATTTTTGGACCAATTTCTATGATAGAAAACATCACTGTTTTTACCTGAGCTGAGACGAAGATGAAGAAGTGAAGCTGAGCAGAAACGGAGCTCGTCGGAGTGAAGTTGAGGGAGCACAGTAGCTTAGCGTGGAGGAGAGACTAGGGAAGTGGGAAAAATCCAatacaagaaataaataataatttttttataagtttctttTTGCAATTAAGcccttttaattttaaattttagtggtaaaattctttaaattatttaaatgttagtaaatttaaggtgtcatttattttttaaagttaacTAGCAATATGAATTGTTAGTATGTACATTGTTGTATATGTGTAATGTTTAGATTTgtacacctaatattattattaaaaaattattttaaaatttataatatttttttatttttatatatattgtttaaaattttaaaatgaattttgaaataaaaatattaaatataatttttaattttaagtatttagaTAAAAATTCCAATAATTAGAAATTTATGTAGTAGATTCAATGATTTTTCTACTAGACCTCTATTTGTTTTGATATATAACAgagtttttaatttatttgttttatatatatatataattatatatattgtagctatttatttaaaattacttgtaaatttttttaaaaaaattaaataatttatcgtgtcaaaaataaaatttaaaataattacttattacacgttaaaaaaaaacaatcagcGTGAAACAAAAcatgtaaattatattttagacattgtaaattttttaaaaaattttaaaactttacaagtaattttaaataaacacaacatatataatcataaaaaataggattttttttgattttacaattcaaaatattatatatatatatatatatttacataaatcTGTATAAAAACTTACATAATAATTGACAGAGCAACATAAATTGCAACCAAAATCCACTTAACTACCCTCATGAAAATTACTGCAATAATTACCGAAATAActtaaaccgtaaatttaaaaacacaaagttaaaaaataggataaatactattttagaccatgtgttttgcaaaagttatcaattggaccttctgttttgttaaataataaaatggtccaagtattttctaaaatgatacaaataggaccctgaattgatttttttttcaaaataaaatttaataatatttcgatttaaaaaagttatgacaaaactgtttatattttttgtatctgttcgtgttaggaattgtcttcaagt is part of the Cannabis sativa cultivar Pink pepper isolate KNU-18-1 chromosome 5, ASM2916894v1, whole genome shotgun sequence genome and encodes:
- the LOC115716144 gene encoding uncharacterized protein LOC115716144, which gives rise to MEQFRHVGEVLGSMRALMVLEDDIQINQSQCRLLLDIYSLAFKTIGEEIRQNLKLEEKNTKWKALEQPLKELQRVFKEGEVYIRQCMDSKDWWGKAMSFHQNKDCVELHVHNLFVHFPIVIEAIENAGEISGLDHDEMKKRRIALVKKYDKEWCDPKLFQWRFGKQYLVPKEICKRLDCAWKEDRWRLIEALKEKRSSISISLTKNEIKLSELLINKLNGSENFKGKLFPSSVLLGGKDYQVRRRLGGGNQFKEIQWLGETFASRHFFADIQPLVPEITNLLSLSHPNILQYLCGFFDEEKKECFLVMELMSKDLSSYLKENSCSRRRALFSLPSVVDLMLQIARGMEYLHSQKIYHGDLNPFNVFLKVRNNSSEGYVQTKVSGFGLSSVSNNPSTRNSSPPRDPVDTFIWQAPEVLAKQEQAGGDAAAAAAAKYTEKADVYSFGMICFQLLTGKVPFEDGHLQGDKMSRNIRAGERPLFPHPSPKYLVNLTKKCWQTEPSHRPSFSSICRILRYIKKYLIMNPDQTLPELQSPSVDCCELETSFVRKMSALEGGCSSSNMSSVSQIPFQMFTYRLLEKEKTFTPSKDITIPESTYDIGSFFRDSASACTIDYLPPVLEDPISITAGSDTRSICSEAPLKRASSVKQSPEVMKSTRRSSGKVKSQTPKKQAPLTRSSRSLKMNEDTQLKLLMRPLRQGRVRKSGHVSDSEIIH
- the LOC115716322 gene encoding uncharacterized protein LOC115716322, whose amino-acid sequence is MEVESPLSYGMDPSDDERADLSISELIGDLRTAFRPSDFDRVEEIFVIKENKMMEQIRDLESDKIRLEIEVKKLKTENSESRVLRENYEIMRERVKMAEEKAEKTEGMLERLLKDAKKNEREKLDEFDQLKEKIKVLESEKTRAEEDVQVWKKSFVELEKRVTLLEAELQNVVKIESLVPNVKAIDSTESNKANGEKGTGENDHHLPSPPTSPMNQDFLSDKKSDFEQQTIVIIDSDDENAPPRTNLHDKGPIDLTYKGPIDLTYKDPIDLTDWDIKPILSKRKRSCSPNASGSKRKLDGATPTNDAKNRKSPSKHVQVEYEEKTREDKSSPTTFNQLTVGDESGAFNFEVSSSSDKQTSSSYHSDASVDLDEIFSQSQKPI